One region of Halohasta litchfieldiae genomic DNA includes:
- a CDS encoding ABC transporter ATP-binding protein, with protein sequence MNDPLSSSIDQTVDDSSEPAIHATGLTKQFGTTTVVDGVDLTVEPGTVYGFLGPNGAGKTTTMRMLTTLTAPTDGEAEIMGASVTDRDGVRSNLGYLPEEPPVFDELTGHEQLQYVARLRDIPADEADDRIADWLDRFDLTDDAGKRIDDYSKGMRQKIGLIGALLHEPPVVFLDEPTSGLDPRAARTVLDVIGELTDNGQTVFLSTHILSVVEELADTVGVLFDGELVAEGPPAELVAQVDADSEDHGSTLEDVFLAVTTGSRATDSHRPDPRGRESTAPEAENGEIATESAVDDGSTGQ encoded by the coding sequence TTGAACGATCCGCTCTCCTCATCGATTGACCAGACAGTAGATGACAGTTCGGAGCCCGCGATTCACGCCACCGGACTGACCAAACAGTTCGGCACGACGACCGTCGTCGACGGCGTCGACCTCACTGTCGAACCCGGGACCGTCTACGGCTTTCTCGGCCCTAATGGCGCGGGCAAAACAACCACGATGCGGATGTTGACGACGCTCACCGCGCCGACCGACGGGGAGGCCGAGATCATGGGTGCCTCGGTGACCGACCGCGACGGCGTGCGAAGCAATCTGGGCTATCTCCCCGAGGAGCCGCCGGTGTTCGATGAACTCACCGGCCACGAACAGCTTCAGTACGTCGCCCGACTGCGGGATATTCCGGCCGACGAGGCCGACGACCGGATCGCCGACTGGCTCGACCGGTTCGACCTCACCGACGACGCCGGCAAGCGGATCGACGACTACTCGAAAGGGATGCGACAGAAAATCGGCCTGATCGGAGCGCTCCTCCACGAGCCGCCGGTCGTCTTCCTCGACGAGCCGACAAGCGGACTCGATCCGCGGGCGGCCCGCACCGTCCTCGACGTGATCGGGGAGCTGACCGATAATGGGCAAACGGTCTTTCTGTCGACACACATCCTCTCGGTCGTCGAGGAACTCGCCGACACCGTGGGGGTGTTGTTCGATGGTGAACTCGTCGCTGAGGGGCCGCCAGCAGAGCTCGTCGCCCAGGTCGACGCCGACAGCGAGGACCACGGCTCGACGCTCGAAGACGTGTTCCTCGCGGTGACGACCGGCTCGCGGGCGACTGATTCCCACAGGCCCGATCCGCGAGGTCGTGAGTCGACCGCGCCGGAGGCAGAAAACGGTGAGATAGCCACAGAATCAGCAGTCGACGACGGGTCGACGGGTCAGTAG
- a CDS encoding DUF3054 domain-containing protein gives MAALNGRVDASALPLAVGDLLAILGVLTIGMLQHGTLIPGRAAGVYAPFLIGWGVAALLIGAYSAGAAESAKAAIPLGVRAWVLAALAGFGLRATAVFPGDLAIAFVLITLVLTGVLLGGFRWLFFKITG, from the coding sequence ATGGCAGCACTCAACGGGCGCGTCGACGCGAGCGCGCTACCGCTTGCAGTCGGGGATCTACTGGCGATCCTCGGGGTACTGACGATTGGAATGCTCCAACACGGGACGCTGATTCCCGGCCGGGCAGCCGGTGTCTACGCACCGTTCCTGATCGGCTGGGGCGTGGCAGCCCTGCTCATCGGGGCTTACTCCGCCGGCGCGGCCGAGTCAGCGAAGGCGGCCATCCCACTGGGCGTTCGAGCGTGGGTACTTGCGGCCCTCGCTGGCTTCGGACTCCGGGCAACAGCCGTTTTCCCCGGCGATCTCGCCATCGCCTTCGTCCTGATTACGCTCGTCCTCACGGGCGTCCTGCTCGGCGGCTTCCGCTGGCTGTTCTTCAAAATCACGGGCTAA
- a CDS encoding class I SAM-dependent methyltransferase codes for MHGLGDVRFFDRLAPLYDLVMPAADRDALTAALARVDGPLDRLLDLGGGSGRATIAVDVPERIVLDVSRPMLQRARYRQPNQTGRRSRPAGTVGPLSAVQGDAGRLPVADDAVDAAMVVDAFHHMPDQQAVIKEAARVVRPGGVFVIREFDPSHPLGWLLVRAEHTIGMASTFHRPAELAERLADGGFDVSLLTGGFEYTLVGHVD; via the coding sequence ATGCACGGACTCGGCGACGTGCGGTTTTTCGACCGGTTGGCACCGCTCTACGATCTGGTGATGCCAGCCGCCGACCGCGATGCGCTCACCGCAGCACTCGCCCGCGTCGACGGCCCCCTCGACCGACTGCTGGATCTCGGCGGTGGCAGTGGTCGCGCGACGATTGCGGTCGACGTCCCCGAGCGAATCGTCCTCGATGTCTCCCGACCGATGCTCCAGCGCGCCCGTTATCGACAACCCAACCAGACAGGTCGACGCAGTCGCCCTGCCGGGACTGTCGGCCCCCTCTCAGCAGTACAGGGCGATGCCGGTCGACTCCCGGTAGCCGACGACGCGGTCGACGCCGCGATGGTGGTCGACGCCTTCCACCACATGCCGGATCAACAGGCCGTGATCAAGGAGGCTGCGCGGGTGGTTCGGCCCGGCGGCGTGTTCGTCATCCGCGAGTTCGATCCGAGCCACCCTCTCGGCTGGTTGCTCGTGCGCGCTGAACACACGATTGGGATGGCGTCGACGTTCCATCGACCCGCCGAACTTGCCGAGCGACTGGCTGATGGTGGCTTCGATGTCTCACTCCTAACTGGCGGCTTCGAGTACACGTTGGTCGGCCACGTCGACTGA
- a CDS encoding FkbM family methyltransferase, translated as MSSSLSTWLFQRARWVGYRSYYRLVEANYDYQWLATQKQTPAGQFRSYDLLNRHGSDPMLAEIHDHCGPDATIYDIGANVGVYSLALTADSPGRRLLAFEPAPRIRAQLQANVDCNDLGDRVDVLDCGVGDEDGTRPFYLSTYPELSGFDRESASRWEASLAETITVPVRRVDTVAEDHPAPDAIKIDVEGASPGVLHGAHETLQTHQPTLFIEVHEEGLSTETGREVRDILERVDYSIVEQADYWRCEPPA; from the coding sequence GTGTCCAGTTCACTCTCGACGTGGCTGTTTCAGCGGGCCCGGTGGGTGGGCTACCGGAGCTACTACCGACTGGTTGAGGCCAACTACGACTATCAGTGGCTAGCCACTCAAAAACAAACCCCGGCTGGCCAGTTCCGAAGCTACGACCTGCTCAACCGTCACGGCAGCGACCCGATGCTCGCCGAAATCCACGACCACTGCGGGCCCGACGCCACCATCTACGATATCGGAGCCAACGTCGGCGTCTACTCGCTGGCACTCACGGCCGACTCGCCGGGGCGTCGACTGCTCGCATTTGAGCCGGCACCCCGGATTCGCGCACAACTCCAAGCCAACGTCGACTGCAACGACCTCGGTGATCGGGTCGACGTGCTGGACTGCGGCGTCGGCGACGAGGACGGCACCCGCCCGTTCTACCTCTCGACGTACCCCGAACTCTCGGGGTTCGACCGCGAGAGCGCGAGTCGGTGGGAGGCCTCGCTTGCCGAGACCATCACGGTTCCTGTTCGGCGCGTCGACACGGTTGCCGAGGACCATCCCGCTCCCGATGCGATCAAAATTGACGTCGAAGGCGCGAGTCCGGGCGTCCTTCACGGTGCACATGAGACACTTCAAACTCACCAGCCGACGCTGTTTATCGAGGTCCACGAGGAAGGGCTGTCGACCGAGACTGGCCGTGAGGTACGAGATATCTTAGAGCGGGTCGACTATTCGATTGTCGAACAAGCTGATTATTGGCGATGTGAGCCGCCAGCGTAG
- a CDS encoding cold-shock protein — translation MAKGTVDFFNDTGGYGFISTDSDEVDDDEDVFFHMEDVGGPDLEEGQDVEFDIESSPKGPRATNLTRN, via the coding sequence ATGGCAAAAGGTACGGTTGACTTCTTCAACGACACGGGCGGCTACGGATTTATTTCGACAGATAGCGACGAGGTAGACGATGACGAGGACGTTTTCTTCCACATGGAAGACGTTGGCGGTCCGGACCTCGAAGAGGGCCAGGACGTCGAATTCGACATCGAATCATCCCCTAAGGGACCCCGCGCAACGAACCTCACGCGCAACTAA
- a CDS encoding DUF7571 family protein translates to MQSCHSCQTVIDEYILDKQLEPLRELTVDDFNVCADCVTIEVDGCVECGGAVYVPRNDAVTPDYCPACRADHITVTGEDPGWTCDRLST, encoded by the coding sequence ATGCAATCATGTCACAGCTGCCAGACGGTCATCGACGAGTACATCTTGGATAAACAACTCGAACCGCTGCGAGAGCTGACGGTCGACGATTTTAACGTCTGTGCGGACTGCGTCACTATTGAGGTGGATGGCTGCGTGGAGTGCGGCGGCGCGGTGTATGTCCCCCGTAACGATGCTGTGACCCCCGACTACTGTCCGGCCTGCCGAGCCGACCACATTACGGTAACTGGAGAGGACCCCGGCTGGACCTGCGACAGGCTGTCGACGTAA
- a CDS encoding PQQ-dependent sugar dehydrogenase codes for MNRRRLGLAVGVTVLLIGSLAVFGLPTHLLFTPTGSGATAGMAAEDVDHEVVAEDLEVPWEIVVLDEDRYLVTERTGDLLLVENGTQHVIESFDDLESPVLGEGGLLGIALHPNFSENQYLYVYQTVDRESVENTVRRFEVDFENRALENETVIIDGIPSDRIHNGGRIAFGPDGKLYITTGDSANSTLAQDRDSLAGKILRLNPDGSVPADNPFDNAVYSYGHRNPQGLTWDDEGRLWATEHGSNAKDELNRIERGTNYGWPTITGSETTPEMATPAFHSSQYTTWAPAGAAATDGSVFFAGLRGERLYEASIVDGEVTSFVAHFAGDFGRLRAVALGPDGENLYLSTSNTDGRGEEREGDDKLIRVPVDAF; via the coding sequence ATGAACCGACGCAGACTCGGACTCGCGGTCGGCGTCACCGTCCTGCTGATCGGCTCGCTTGCGGTGTTCGGGCTACCGACCCACCTGCTGTTTACGCCGACTGGGAGCGGGGCCACGGCTGGAATGGCCGCCGAGGACGTCGACCACGAAGTCGTCGCTGAGGACCTCGAAGTGCCATGGGAAATCGTCGTCCTCGACGAGGACCGCTATCTCGTCACCGAACGCACCGGTGACCTCCTACTGGTCGAGAACGGAACCCAGCACGTCATCGAGAGCTTTGACGATTTAGAGAGTCCAGTGCTCGGTGAGGGTGGCCTGCTCGGCATCGCGCTCCACCCCAATTTCTCGGAAAACCAGTACCTCTACGTCTACCAGACCGTCGACCGCGAGTCGGTCGAAAACACGGTCCGACGCTTCGAGGTCGACTTTGAGAACCGAGCACTCGAAAACGAGACTGTCATCATCGACGGGATTCCGAGCGACCGCATTCATAATGGCGGTCGAATCGCGTTCGGGCCTGACGGCAAGCTCTACATCACCACTGGCGATTCGGCCAACTCGACGTTGGCCCAAGACCGCGACTCGCTGGCGGGCAAAATCCTCAGACTGAACCCTGACGGCTCGGTTCCCGCGGACAACCCCTTCGACAACGCGGTGTACTCCTACGGTCATCGGAACCCGCAGGGACTCACGTGGGACGATGAGGGTCGACTGTGGGCCACTGAACACGGATCGAACGCGAAAGACGAACTCAACCGGATCGAACGAGGCACCAACTACGGCTGGCCGACCATCACCGGCAGCGAGACCACCCCCGAGATGGCCACGCCCGCCTTCCACTCCTCACAGTACACGACGTGGGCTCCGGCTGGCGCGGCCGCCACTGATGGGAGCGTTTTCTTCGCCGGACTGCGTGGCGAGCGACTGTACGAAGCCAGTATCGTCGACGGCGAGGTCACCAGTTTCGTCGCCCACTTTGCTGGCGATTTCGGCCGGCTGCGGGCAGTGGCGCTCGGTCCCGACGGTGAGAATTTGTATCTGTCGACCAGTAATACCGATGGGCGGGGAGAGGAACGAGAGGGCGATGACAAACTGATCCGGGTTCCGGTCGACGCGTTTTGA
- a CDS encoding VOC family protein — MTDATPTPGIHHVTAVAGDPQQNMDFWVETLGLRLVKRSINQDDPSTYHFFFADAEGTPGTSMTFFPWENLQQGQVGTGQVSRTAFRVPEGSLDYWEDRFDEYGVDYHDRVDRFGETVLPFRDPDGLPIELVEVEIPDDDPTVPWTEFVPEESAIRGFHSVTLWLADPHQTKELLRTMGLEEVGTEESPGDTPGDERTRFAATGPVGKYVDVLPTIEGSRQGHGTVHHVAFQTPTDEDQAAMRKAVSTHSVRPTNQINRHWFRSVYFREPNGVLFELATSGPGYTSDEPLDELGETLILPGKFGGQREQIEAGLTDVTIPRKE; from the coding sequence ATGACAGATGCGACACCGACACCGGGTATTCACCACGTGACAGCCGTTGCGGGCGACCCCCAGCAGAACATGGATTTCTGGGTCGAGACGCTCGGCCTTCGGCTGGTCAAGCGGTCGATCAACCAGGACGACCCGTCGACCTATCACTTCTTTTTCGCCGATGCCGAGGGGACCCCTGGCACGAGTATGACGTTCTTCCCGTGGGAGAACCTCCAGCAGGGGCAGGTCGGCACCGGACAGGTCTCCCGGACTGCGTTCCGGGTTCCTGAGGGGAGCCTCGACTACTGGGAGGACCGCTTCGACGAGTACGGCGTCGACTACCACGACCGCGTCGACCGATTCGGTGAGACCGTGCTTCCATTCCGCGACCCTGACGGCCTCCCAATCGAACTTGTCGAGGTCGAGATTCCCGACGACGACCCCACAGTGCCGTGGACCGAGTTCGTCCCCGAGGAGTCGGCGATTCGCGGCTTCCACTCGGTGACGCTCTGGCTGGCCGACCCCCACCAGACCAAGGAGCTACTGCGGACGATGGGACTTGAGGAAGTCGGCACCGAGGAATCGCCGGGCGACACGCCGGGTGACGAGCGCACGCGGTTTGCGGCCACCGGGCCAGTGGGCAAATACGTTGACGTCCTGCCGACGATAGAGGGGAGTCGACAGGGCCACGGGACGGTCCACCACGTCGCCTTCCAGACGCCGACCGACGAGGATCAGGCGGCGATGAGAAAGGCGGTCAGTACCCACAGCGTCCGGCCAACCAACCAGATCAATCGTCACTGGTTCCGGTCGGTGTACTTCCGCGAGCCAAACGGGGTGCTGTTCGAGCTGGCGACGAGCGGACCGGGCTACACCAGCGACGAGCCGCTGGACGAACTCGGCGAGACGTTGATTCTCCCCGGGAAATTCGGCGGCCAGCGCGAACAGATCGAAGCCGGGTTGACCGATGTGACGATTCCGCGAAAAGAGTAA
- a CDS encoding GNAT family N-acetyltransferase produces the protein MEFALLGWPVDEPRLRLDYRRFSYAGKFVTGKTGIAVVRGEPPADHESTSVDSLGPLPEDLSESEFDDGILAAVAFNADRTDPKALWLRYLTVRSDLRGSGLELGPRLAAFIKARAAERGYTTVRIAVNNVFSYHALYKSGFAATGRETGLAELILEAPTDAQANVSMSTYQCGLDQFRKREGLSDAEETFLQEHESVDPPEPIHTGRSAQHVDSGVSNPPGTSE, from the coding sequence ATGGAGTTCGCCCTCCTCGGTTGGCCGGTCGATGAACCACGGCTCCGGCTCGATTACCGCCGGTTTAGCTACGCCGGGAAGTTCGTCACTGGCAAGACCGGCATCGCCGTCGTTCGTGGCGAGCCACCCGCCGACCACGAGTCGACCTCCGTCGACTCCCTTGGGCCGCTCCCCGAGGATCTCAGCGAATCCGAGTTCGACGACGGGATTCTCGCTGCGGTCGCGTTCAACGCCGACCGAACCGACCCGAAGGCGCTCTGGCTCCGCTATCTCACCGTCCGCAGTGATCTCCGCGGCAGCGGGCTTGAGCTTGGCCCACGGCTGGCAGCCTTTATAAAAGCGCGTGCAGCCGAAAGAGGGTATACAACAGTCCGTATCGCGGTTAACAACGTCTTTTCCTACCATGCGCTTTATAAATCAGGGTTCGCCGCCACGGGCCGTGAGACGGGACTGGCCGAACTGATTCTCGAAGCCCCCACCGACGCGCAGGCCAACGTGTCGATGTCGACCTACCAATGCGGTCTCGATCAGTTCCGCAAGCGCGAGGGGTTGTCGGATGCCGAGGAGACGTTCCTTCAAGAACACGAGTCGGTCGACCCGCCGGAGCCGATTCACACTGGCCGATCAGCACAGCACGTCGACTCGGGGGTTTCAAATCCACCGGGCACCAGCGAGTAG
- the fen gene encoding flap endonuclease-1, with product MGNSDLRSLAALSECPFADIEGSVIAVDAHNWLYRYLTTTVKWTNDSIYTTDDGTEVANLVGIIQGLPKFFENDLTPVFVFDGGVTDLKDDEVERRRENRKDAEERLEQAKEDGDAVEAARLSARTVRLTETIHETSRELLDLLDVPYIDAPAEGEAQASYMNRIGDVDYVGSEDYDTLLFGAPRTLRGLTSKGHPELMELQATLENHEISYEQLVDVGMLCGTDFNEGINGIGPKTAIKLIKEHGDLFAVLEARGEHIEFADRIRELFFEPPVTDDYEFEGSIEPDLEAARAYVTEEWDVDAGEVDRGFERIESSIVQTGLDRWS from the coding sequence ATGGGAAACTCGGATCTTCGCTCGCTGGCGGCGCTCTCGGAGTGCCCGTTTGCCGATATCGAAGGCAGCGTCATCGCGGTCGACGCCCACAACTGGCTGTATCGCTACCTGACGACGACGGTCAAATGGACCAACGATTCGATCTATACGACCGACGACGGCACCGAAGTCGCCAACCTCGTCGGGATCATTCAAGGCCTCCCGAAATTCTTCGAGAACGATCTCACGCCCGTCTTCGTGTTCGATGGCGGCGTGACCGACCTCAAGGACGACGAAGTCGAGCGTCGACGCGAGAACCGCAAGGACGCCGAAGAACGACTCGAACAGGCGAAAGAGGACGGCGACGCGGTCGAGGCCGCCCGACTGTCGGCCCGAACCGTCCGACTCACCGAGACGATCCACGAAACGAGCCGCGAACTGCTGGACCTCCTTGACGTCCCCTACATCGACGCGCCCGCCGAGGGGGAGGCTCAGGCCTCCTATATGAACCGGATCGGCGACGTCGACTACGTCGGCAGCGAGGATTACGACACGCTGCTGTTCGGCGCGCCGCGAACTCTGCGCGGGCTGACGAGCAAGGGCCACCCCGAACTGATGGAACTCCAGGCAACCCTTGAGAACCACGAGATCAGCTACGAGCAGTTAGTCGACGTCGGCATGCTCTGCGGGACCGACTTCAACGAGGGAATCAACGGAATCGGCCCGAAAACCGCGATCAAACTCATCAAAGAACACGGCGATCTGTTTGCGGTCCTCGAAGCCCGCGGCGAGCATATCGAGTTTGCCGACCGTATTCGCGAGTTGTTTTTCGAGCCACCTGTAACCGACGACTACGAGTTCGAGGGGTCGATTGAGCCGGATCTGGAAGCCGCGCGGGCGTATGTGACCGAGGAATGGGATGTCGACGCTGGCGAGGTCGACCGCGGCTTCGAGCGCATCGAGTCCTCGATAGTCCAGACCGGACTGGATCGCTGGAGCTAG
- a CDS encoding RNA ligase partner protein: protein MVERSFKQRFVLDTSLFITEEIRRDEETLEEAIDRLLDLIATARLELDISCYMPPSIHSELTTMLDDRPVSEATRSKLNTWVIRKHPDRYTVSIPADVVYRFVDEMSDRVDRGLRVSEEAVRRAETSADELVDDHNHMTEIDAVISDLRDRYRRALRQGVLDSREDFDLLILARELDAGVVTEDTGIIAWTEDFGLRYLHGKDFPALLYDYLEAVDAVDQLNHKREE from the coding sequence ATGGTCGAGCGCTCGTTCAAACAACGGTTCGTCCTCGATACCTCGCTGTTTATCACCGAGGAGATCCGTCGCGACGAGGAGACTCTCGAAGAGGCCATCGACAGGCTGTTGGATCTGATTGCTACTGCTCGATTGGAGCTGGATATCTCCTGTTACATGCCGCCGTCGATCCACAGCGAGCTGACGACGATGTTGGACGACAGACCGGTCTCCGAGGCCACGCGCTCGAAACTCAACACGTGGGTGATCCGCAAACACCCCGACCGCTACACGGTCTCGATTCCGGCGGACGTGGTCTATCGGTTCGTCGACGAGATGAGCGACCGCGTCGACAGAGGGCTGCGGGTCTCCGAGGAGGCGGTCCGCCGGGCCGAAACCTCGGCTGATGAACTCGTCGACGACCACAACCACATGACCGAAATCGACGCCGTTATCTCGGATCTCAGAGACCGGTATCGGCGCGCGCTCAGGCAGGGTGTTCTCGACTCACGCGAAGACTTTGATCTCCTCATTTTGGCCCGCGAACTCGATGCTGGCGTCGTCACCGAGGATACGGGCATCATCGCGTGGACTGAGGATTTCGGACTCCGGTATCTGCACGGTAAGGATTTTCCGGCACTGCTCTACGATTATCTGGAGGCCGTCGACGCTGTCGACCAACTCAACCACAAACGAGAAGAGTAA
- a CDS encoding RNA ligase has protein sequence MEYHDKLGLSREKFEEISEYLHENSYEGRAYRHLPGYRKSVEKGTVLIDDTVVRGFPKIPRCLVLDAGIPQQFDESIAVEEKLNGYNVRVARIEGDVLGFTRSGIVCPFTTHKVRSLLPVDRFFDHHPDRMLCGEMIGPENPYTVEECYDVDSIAFRAFDIRDHVSGEPLPVLDRREICEEFDIPQTELFGTYEPAEAVESTPEIVRELDAERREGIVMQTLSGSQQLKYTTSAANQGDLAFAFTFPFDYGREFSFRRLIREGFQSVEFEESASRRRERAHGLGESLLLPMTESIEQIESGERIGEQHTVRAEPRVVDALLEHFRDQGLTISIETDRRIEGERLLTFTKRIQRTNDKTEAYLNGTIVKE, from the coding sequence ATGGAATACCACGACAAGCTTGGACTCTCACGTGAGAAGTTCGAGGAGATTTCGGAGTATCTCCACGAGAATAGCTACGAGGGCCGAGCCTACCGCCATCTGCCGGGCTACCGAAAGTCGGTCGAAAAAGGGACTGTGCTTATCGATGACACAGTGGTACGTGGCTTTCCGAAGATTCCTCGGTGTCTGGTTCTCGACGCCGGGATTCCACAGCAGTTCGACGAGTCGATTGCGGTCGAAGAGAAGCTCAACGGCTACAATGTCCGGGTCGCACGCATCGAGGGCGACGTACTGGGGTTCACACGGAGTGGAATCGTCTGTCCGTTTACGACTCACAAGGTGCGGTCGCTGCTCCCCGTCGACCGGTTTTTCGACCACCATCCAGACCGCATGCTCTGCGGGGAGATGATCGGGCCGGAAAATCCCTATACTGTCGAGGAATGCTACGATGTCGACTCGATTGCGTTCCGGGCGTTCGATATTCGAGACCACGTAAGCGGCGAACCACTGCCAGTGCTTGATCGCCGCGAGATATGCGAGGAGTTCGACATTCCACAGACGGAGCTGTTCGGCACGTATGAGCCCGCCGAGGCCGTCGAGTCGACCCCCGAAATCGTCCGTGAACTCGATGCCGAGCGACGGGAGGGAATTGTGATGCAGACGCTCAGCGGGAGCCAACAGTTGAAATACACCACGTCGGCGGCCAATCAGGGTGATCTGGCGTTCGCGTTTACGTTTCCCTTTGATTACGGTCGAGAGTTTTCCTTCCGGCGGCTGATCCGCGAGGGGTTTCAGTCAGTTGAGTTCGAGGAGTCGGCGTCCCGTCGACGAGAGCGCGCCCACGGTCTCGGTGAGTCACTGCTGTTGCCAATGACCGAGTCTATCGAGCAAATCGAGAGCGGCGAGCGAATCGGTGAACAGCACACGGTGCGTGCTGAGCCGCGGGTTGTCGACGCCCTGCTTGAGCACTTTCGGGATCAGGGCCTGACAATCAGTATCGAGACTGATCGCCGCATAGAGGGCGAGCGTCTGCTCACGTTTACGAAACGAATCCAGCGGACGAACGACAAGACAGAGGCCTATCTCAATGGGACGATTGTCAAAGAGTGA
- a CDS encoding BolA/IbaG family iron-sulfur metabolism protein: MNADDIEAAIEAEIAEAEATVSLPRQVDEEHEDAHYAAVVVSPAFEGQSLVAQHQQVYDALGESMTTDIHAIELKTYTPEEYADQEI; the protein is encoded by the coding sequence ATGAACGCAGACGACATCGAAGCCGCGATTGAAGCCGAAATCGCCGAGGCAGAGGCGACCGTGAGTCTCCCGCGGCAAGTCGACGAAGAACACGAAGACGCCCACTACGCCGCCGTCGTCGTCTCGCCCGCCTTCGAAGGCCAGAGCCTCGTCGCCCAACACCAGCAGGTATACGACGCCCTCGGAGAAAGCATGACGACCGACATTCACGCTATCGAACTCAAGACTTACACGCCCGAAGAGTACGCCGATCAAGAGATTTAA
- a CDS encoding class II fumarate hydratase, with the protein MSDSFRTESDSLGEMQVPADAYWGAQTQRAVENFPISGISFGRRFVRALGIVKKAAAQANRDLGLLDEEIAEAIIEAADEVIAGDLDDQFPVDIFQTGSGTSSNMNANEVIANRAAELMGHKIGDRVVHPNDHVNYGQSSNDVIPTAMHVSALEAVVKDVIPALETLEASLADKAEEFDGVVKTGRTHLQDATPVRLGQEFGGYRAQIEKGVDRADNVTDHLSELALGGTAVGTGLNTHPEFPERAADYIAEETGLGFQEADNHFEAQAAHDAMAEAHGALRTVAGSLNKIANDLRLLASGPRNGLGEIEQPENQPGSSIMPGKINPVVAESVNQLHKQVVGNDAAVAAGASEGQIDLNLYKPVLAHNLLESAELIANGSEIFAERFVDELEANEEYCAEQVEQSMALATALNPAIGYDKASKVAKKALAEDKTVRQVAIDEGYLTAEEADEVLDPEAMTHRGILGTDE; encoded by the coding sequence ATGAGCGATTCATTCAGAACTGAATCCGACAGTCTCGGAGAGATGCAGGTCCCAGCCGACGCCTACTGGGGCGCACAGACACAGCGCGCCGTCGAGAACTTCCCCATATCTGGAATTTCATTCGGTCGACGCTTCGTCCGCGCGCTGGGCATCGTCAAAAAGGCCGCCGCACAGGCCAACCGCGACCTCGGCCTGCTCGATGAGGAAATCGCCGAGGCGATCATCGAGGCCGCAGACGAGGTCATCGCTGGCGACCTCGACGATCAGTTCCCGGTCGACATCTTCCAAACGGGCTCCGGTACCTCCTCGAACATGAACGCCAACGAGGTCATCGCCAACCGCGCTGCCGAGCTCATGGGCCACAAGATCGGTGACCGCGTCGTCCACCCCAACGACCACGTCAACTACGGTCAGTCGAGCAATGACGTAATTCCGACCGCGATGCACGTTTCGGCGCTCGAAGCGGTCGTCAAAGACGTGATTCCGGCGCTCGAAACGCTCGAAGCCTCGCTCGCCGACAAGGCCGAGGAGTTCGATGGCGTCGTGAAGACGGGCCGCACGCATCTCCAAGACGCCACCCCGGTCCGACTCGGCCAGGAGTTCGGCGGCTACCGCGCCCAGATTGAAAAGGGAGTCGACCGCGCGGATAACGTCACCGACCACCTCAGCGAACTCGCACTCGGCGGCACCGCGGTCGGCACCGGCCTCAACACTCATCCGGAGTTCCCCGAGCGTGCAGCCGACTACATCGCCGAGGAGACCGGCCTCGGCTTCCAAGAGGCCGACAACCACTTCGAGGCACAGGCCGCCCACGACGCGATGGCCGAAGCCCACGGTGCACTCCGCACGGTCGCTGGCTCATTAAATAAGATCGCCAACGATCTCCGCCTGCTCGCCTCGGGCCCACGCAACGGTCTCGGCGAGATCGAACAGCCCGAAAACCAGCCCGGGTCGTCGATCATGCCCGGCAAGATCAACCCGGTCGTCGCCGAGTCGGTCAATCAACTTCACAAACAGGTCGTCGGCAACGACGCCGCGGTTGCCGCGGGCGCAAGCGAGGGTCAGATCGACCTCAACCTCTACAAGCCCGTCTTGGCCCACAATCTGCTGGAATCCGCGGAACTCATCGCTAACGGCTCGGAGATTTTCGCCGAGCGATTCGTCGACGAACTCGAAGCCAACGAGGAGTACTGCGCCGAACAGGTCGAACAGTCGATGGCGCTGGCGACAGCGCTCAACCCCGCCATCGGCTACGACAAGGCCTCGAAAGTCGCCAAGAAGGCGCTCGCCGAAGACAAAACCGTTCGGCAGGTCGCAATCGATGAAGGATACCTCACCGCCGAGGAGGCCGACGAGGTACTTGATCCCGAAGCGATGACCCACCGCGGGATTCTGGGCACCGACGAATAG